One region of Natronorubrum aibiense genomic DNA includes:
- a CDS encoding thiamine pyrophosphate-dependent dehydrogenase E1 component subunit alpha, protein MGTVTTTQLRSMYEDMVTARYYEERLQEEYMEGKTPGFDISAGPIPGELHLAAGHEATAAGVCAHLTDEDTVTAPHRPHHIAIAKGVDLKRMTAEIFGRETGLSAGKGGHMHLFDPDVNFACSGIIAQGCPPAVGAALAAMKRNESSVAVAYLGEGAISQGAFLESLNLASLHDLPVIFVIEDNDWAISMPKGRISVPQDGSKRAAGFDMPGVRIDHDDATAVYEAAADAVGRARDGNGPTLMSVQVHRRMGHFMGDPETYRPEADQQRHQERDSIERLAADLEAAGVDEDERETIREDAHECVDDAIAWAKEQPEPAPDAALEDVFSNPPSGVTDEDPTPEFAGNGGADR, encoded by the coding sequence ATGGGGACTGTCACCACCACACAACTACGGTCGATGTACGAAGATATGGTAACGGCGCGATACTACGAAGAGCGCCTCCAAGAGGAGTACATGGAGGGGAAGACGCCGGGGTTCGACATCAGCGCCGGACCGATTCCGGGTGAACTCCACCTCGCGGCGGGCCACGAGGCGACCGCGGCCGGCGTCTGTGCACATCTGACCGACGAAGATACCGTCACGGCACCGCATCGGCCACACCACATCGCCATCGCGAAGGGCGTCGATCTGAAACGGATGACCGCGGAGATTTTCGGCCGCGAAACCGGCCTCAGCGCCGGGAAGGGTGGGCACATGCACCTGTTCGACCCAGACGTCAATTTCGCCTGTAGCGGCATCATCGCGCAGGGCTGTCCGCCCGCCGTCGGCGCGGCGCTGGCCGCTATGAAGCGCAACGAATCCAGCGTCGCGGTCGCCTACCTCGGCGAGGGTGCGATCAGTCAGGGGGCCTTCCTCGAGTCGCTTAACCTCGCGAGCCTGCACGACCTCCCAGTGATCTTCGTTATCGAGGACAACGACTGGGCGATCAGCATGCCCAAAGGGCGGATCAGCGTCCCACAGGACGGCTCGAAACGCGCTGCCGGATTCGACATGCCGGGGGTTCGGATCGACCACGACGACGCGACCGCGGTCTACGAGGCCGCCGCCGATGCGGTCGGTCGCGCTCGAGACGGCAACGGGCCGACGCTCATGTCCGTGCAGGTCCACCGCCGGATGGGTCATTTCATGGGAGATCCGGAGACGTATCGACCGGAGGCGGACCAACAGCGCCATCAAGAACGAGATTCCATCGAGCGACTGGCGGCCGACCTCGAGGCCGCCGGCGTCGACGAAGACGAACGGGAGACGATCCGCGAGGACGCCCACGAGTGCGTCGACGACGCGATCGCGTGGGCCAAAGAACAGCCTGAACCGGCTCCCGACGCCGCCCTCGAGGACGTGTTTTCGAACCCACCGTCGGGTGTAACAGACGAGGACCCGACGCCCGAGTTCGCCGGCAACGGAGGTGCGGACCGATGA
- the kdgK1 gene encoding bifunctional 2-dehydro-3-deoxygluconokinase/2-dehydro-3-deoxygalactonokinase: MSDIVTFGETMLRLSPPDNERLETAAEFEVRAAGAESNVAIAADRLGATSTWLSKVPETALGRRVVGELRQHGIETDVVWSHRGRQGTYYLERAGKPRGTNVVYDRENAAITTAEAREFDLETIQNARVFFTTGITPALSPTLRETTLNLLKAAKQGGTTTAFDFNYRRKLWSPEEAEETLTKLFPGIDVLVIAARDARDVLGFEGDPRQLAHKLGSQYNFTTVIVTRGSDGAVGWHDGVVHEQDVYETETVSQIGTGDAFTGAFIARRLHGEDIPTALEYASATAALKRTIPGDVALVTKDEVDAVIAEGGTAVSR, from the coding sequence GTGAGCGACATTGTCACCTTTGGCGAGACGATGCTTCGCCTGTCGCCGCCGGACAACGAACGCCTCGAGACCGCCGCCGAATTCGAGGTCCGCGCGGCGGGTGCAGAGAGCAACGTCGCAATCGCCGCCGATCGACTCGGTGCGACGTCGACGTGGCTCTCGAAAGTACCGGAGACCGCACTCGGCAGACGCGTCGTCGGCGAACTCCGCCAGCACGGCATCGAGACTGACGTCGTCTGGAGCCACCGCGGCCGACAGGGCACCTACTACCTCGAGCGGGCTGGCAAACCCCGCGGAACGAACGTCGTCTACGACCGGGAGAACGCTGCTATCACAACCGCAGAGGCCCGCGAGTTCGACCTCGAGACGATCCAGAACGCCCGCGTCTTCTTCACGACCGGGATCACGCCCGCGCTTTCTCCGACGCTGCGTGAGACGACGCTGAACCTGCTCAAGGCGGCTAAGCAGGGCGGGACGACGACCGCCTTCGACTTCAACTACCGGCGCAAGCTCTGGTCGCCCGAGGAGGCAGAAGAGACGCTGACGAAGCTGTTCCCGGGAATCGACGTGCTCGTAATCGCCGCTCGCGACGCCCGGGACGTCCTCGGGTTCGAGGGCGATCCGCGACAACTCGCCCACAAACTCGGCTCCCAGTACAACTTCACCACGGTTATCGTCACTCGCGGATCCGACGGCGCGGTCGGCTGGCACGACGGTGTCGTCCACGAGCAGGACGTCTACGAGACCGAGACGGTCTCACAGATCGGCACCGGCGACGCCTTTACCGGCGCGTTCATCGCCCGCCGACTCCACGGTGAGGACATCCCGACCGCGCTCGAGTACGCCTCGGCGACGGCCGCGCTCAAGCGGACGATCCCCGGCGACGTTGCGCTGGTCACCAAAGACGAAGTCGACGCAGTCATTGCCGAGGGCGGAACGGCGGTTTCCCGCTGA
- the rtcA gene encoding RNA 3'-terminal phosphate cyclase: protein MTAVRELDGSEAGGQFVRTALTLSVLENVPVRLEHVRGNRPTPGLAHQHLAVLETMAELCDADVSGAELGAETIEFDPALESTTDATGWRGQERGHLPGGEYAVDIGTAGSVTLLFDTLLPLASVLDSQLSVTVTGGTDVKWSPPLDYFRNVKLPLLRRFGLTAACDVDRRGFYPNGGGRATLHLAPSNLEPIDLGERGSPAEIRLYSVESASLADRDVAHRQAAGALERLSLEDTGIELTERRESTVSSPSPGSAIVLRLDHGTGIAGWSALGERGTPAERVGEDAADAANRFLERTGERAPPVDHHMADQLLVYLALEGGRLRVPALTDHVATSCDLLETFGARLDCEHDEAGETALVTVESTVDA, encoded by the coding sequence ATGACCGCCGTACGCGAACTCGACGGCTCGGAAGCGGGCGGCCAGTTCGTCCGGACCGCGCTGACCCTGTCGGTCCTGGAGAATGTGCCCGTTCGCCTCGAGCACGTCCGCGGAAATCGACCGACCCCCGGGCTGGCTCACCAGCATCTGGCCGTCCTCGAGACGATGGCCGAGCTCTGTGATGCCGACGTGTCGGGAGCGGAACTCGGCGCGGAGACGATCGAGTTCGATCCCGCCCTCGAATCGACGACGGATGCGACGGGCTGGCGTGGGCAAGAGCGCGGCCATCTTCCGGGTGGGGAGTACGCCGTCGACATCGGGACCGCCGGCAGCGTGACGCTGCTGTTCGATACCCTCCTGCCGCTCGCGTCGGTGCTCGACTCGCAGCTTTCGGTGACGGTCACCGGTGGGACGGATGTCAAGTGGTCGCCGCCGCTCGACTACTTCCGTAACGTCAAACTCCCACTGCTCCGCCGGTTCGGTCTCACCGCCGCCTGCGACGTCGACCGGCGCGGGTTCTATCCCAACGGCGGCGGTCGAGCGACGCTGCATCTCGCGCCCTCGAACCTCGAGCCGATCGACCTCGGCGAGCGCGGCTCGCCCGCTGAGATCCGGCTCTACTCGGTCGAGTCGGCGTCGCTCGCGGACCGCGACGTGGCTCACCGGCAGGCCGCAGGCGCGCTCGAGCGACTGTCGCTCGAGGACACCGGGATCGAACTCACCGAGCGCCGCGAATCCACTGTATCGAGCCCATCGCCGGGGTCGGCGATCGTGCTCCGACTCGATCACGGAACCGGCATCGCGGGCTGGTCGGCACTCGGCGAACGGGGCACGCCAGCCGAACGCGTCGGCGAGGACGCCGCCGACGCCGCAAACCGGTTCCTCGAACGCACGGGCGAGCGCGCGCCGCCGGTCGACCACCACATGGCCGATCAGCTGCTCGTCTACCTCGCGCTCGAGGGCGGACGACTGCGTGTGCCTGCGCTCACGGACCACGTCGCCACGAGCTGTGACCTCCTCGAAACGTTCGGCGCACGGCTCGACTGCGAGCACGACGAGGCAGGCGAGACGGCGCTGGTGACGGTCGAGTCGACGGTCGACGCGTAG
- a CDS encoding MFS transporter, giving the protein MRLWTDPLRRRWLLWATLSGCFLLVNVNRLSTAVLSENLMAAFEMTGTQLGTLHAIFFWVYAFMQIPTGIFADRVGPRLTAAAGAVVMNVGVVWFAFADGYLTAVFGRGLIGLGGSVIFVCVLRFCANWYRADEFATMSGVTFAVAGFGGVFATTPLALAVEAFGWRSTVSLIGVVGLAMGVLAFVFVRDTPVDAGFEPLEGVPGQETLTNAQLAHHLSSALRDRWIWVVSVMLFCLTGVNLTLFGLWGVPYVVQTYDVSVTYASTLTLLGGVGQMIGPPAVGWLSDRLESRVELMVAGGACYVVCLALIAITGNPPLLVVAVVFLLAGVMLGTFVLGYPVVKERHPSSASGISTGTVNGASFFGAALLPTAMGWVLDAYWTGDLVGGVRVYTETGYRLAFAIATAAGAIAFCCTLWLYWQERTTMTDTGTPSLEGTSGETSE; this is encoded by the coding sequence ATGCGACTGTGGACGGATCCACTCAGACGGCGGTGGCTCCTCTGGGCAACACTGAGCGGCTGCTTCTTGCTGGTTAACGTCAACCGACTCTCCACTGCAGTGCTCTCCGAGAATCTCATGGCGGCCTTCGAGATGACTGGCACGCAACTGGGGACGCTGCACGCGATCTTCTTCTGGGTGTACGCGTTCATGCAGATTCCGACGGGTATCTTCGCCGACCGGGTCGGTCCCCGATTGACGGCCGCGGCCGGCGCAGTCGTGATGAACGTCGGCGTCGTCTGGTTTGCGTTCGCAGACGGCTACCTCACGGCGGTGTTCGGTCGCGGCCTCATCGGTCTCGGCGGGAGCGTCATCTTCGTTTGTGTCCTCCGGTTTTGTGCCAACTGGTACCGCGCCGACGAGTTCGCGACGATGAGCGGCGTGACGTTCGCCGTCGCCGGCTTCGGCGGCGTCTTTGCGACGACACCGCTCGCGCTGGCTGTCGAGGCGTTTGGCTGGCGATCGACAGTCAGCTTGATCGGCGTCGTCGGTCTCGCGATGGGCGTTCTCGCCTTCGTCTTCGTCCGCGATACGCCGGTCGATGCCGGCTTTGAGCCGCTCGAGGGCGTCCCGGGACAGGAGACACTCACGAACGCACAACTCGCACACCACCTCTCGAGCGCGCTCCGGGACCGCTGGATCTGGGTCGTGTCCGTCATGTTGTTCTGTTTGACCGGGGTGAACCTCACCCTGTTCGGGCTCTGGGGTGTGCCCTATGTCGTCCAGACCTACGACGTCTCGGTGACGTACGCCTCGACGCTCACCCTACTCGGCGGTGTCGGCCAGATGATCGGTCCACCGGCGGTCGGCTGGCTGTCAGATCGGCTCGAGAGCAGGGTCGAGTTGATGGTTGCCGGCGGCGCGTGTTACGTCGTCTGTCTCGCCCTGATCGCGATCACCGGAAACCCGCCGCTGTTGGTCGTCGCCGTGGTGTTCCTGCTGGCCGGAGTCATGCTCGGGACGTTCGTCCTCGGCTACCCGGTCGTCAAGGAACGCCACCCGAGCAGCGCCAGCGGCATCTCGACTGGGACGGTCAACGGCGCATCTTTCTTCGGTGCAGCACTCCTCCCGACTGCGATGGGCTGGGTGCTCGACGCCTACTGGACCGGCGACCTCGTCGGCGGCGTTCGCGTGTACACGGAAACCGGCTACCGGCTCGCGTTCGCCATTGCGACCGCCGCCGGCGCGATCGCTTTCTGCTGTACGCTCTGGCTGTACTGGCAGGAGCGCACGACGATGACAGACACTGGAACGCCGAGTCTCGAGGGCACAAGCGGGGAGACGAGCGAATAG
- the mutL gene encoding DNA mismatch repair endonuclease MutL has product MTRTDDQRADTDIHQLDEDTVARIAAGEVVERPASAVKELVENSLDADASSVDVSVEEGGTESIRVADDGAGMSEADLRAAVRQHTTSKIEGLEDLTSGVATLGFRGEALHTIGSVSRLTIQSRPQNADGAGTKLVYEGGDVTSVEPTGCPTGTIVEVDDIFYNTPARRKFLKTTATEFAHVNRVVTRYALANPDVAVSLTHDGREVFSTTGQGDLQAAVLSVYGREVASAMIPVEVDADELPPGPLESVSGLVSHPETNRSSREYLATYVNGRAVTADAIREGIMGAYGTQLGGDRYPFVTLFLEVPGDAVDINVHPRKREVRFDDDDAVRRQVDAAVESALLEHGLLRSRAPRGRSAPGEARLEPGTARGGDRASSDEPPQEPLSSADDTTGDDLPEPTADTASAGDASSESETPTGSDSGGTETGGTTASPDASESTAATSSSSRSSHGDESTSRPPDSQSTIDTGRDRPTASAASIRESSTRDRDAARSSDERTSSESDSSGVRPGRKFDAATEQRTLTGEAATGDETAFDSLPSLRVLGQYDDTYLVCETADGLVLIDQHAADERVNYERLQQAFADDPAAQALASPVELELTAVEAEAFESYREALSRLGFYADRIDDRTVAVTTVPAVLEETIEPERLRDVLSSFVEGDRESGAETVDALADDFLGDLACYPSITGNTSLTEGSVVDLLEALDDCANPYACPHGRPVLVEFDAAEIEDRFERDYPGHSG; this is encoded by the coding sequence ATGACCCGCACCGACGACCAGCGAGCAGACACGGACATCCACCAGCTCGACGAGGACACCGTCGCCCGCATCGCAGCCGGTGAGGTCGTCGAACGCCCCGCCAGCGCGGTGAAAGAACTCGTCGAGAACAGCCTCGACGCCGACGCCTCGAGCGTCGATGTCTCCGTCGAGGAGGGCGGCACCGAATCGATCCGCGTCGCGGACGACGGCGCGGGCATGAGCGAGGCCGACCTTCGGGCCGCCGTTCGCCAGCACACGACGAGCAAGATCGAGGGCCTCGAGGATCTCACCTCGGGCGTCGCCACGCTCGGCTTTCGCGGGGAGGCGCTGCACACTATCGGTTCCGTCTCGCGGCTGACGATCCAGTCCCGGCCCCAAAACGCCGACGGCGCGGGCACGAAACTCGTCTACGAGGGCGGCGACGTAACGAGTGTCGAGCCGACGGGCTGTCCCACAGGCACCATCGTCGAGGTTGACGACATTTTTTACAATACGCCCGCGCGCCGGAAGTTCCTCAAGACGACGGCGACGGAGTTTGCCCACGTCAACCGCGTCGTCACTCGCTACGCGCTCGCGAACCCTGACGTGGCCGTCTCCCTGACTCACGACGGTCGTGAGGTGTTCTCAACGACGGGACAGGGCGACCTGCAGGCCGCCGTCCTGTCGGTCTACGGCCGCGAGGTCGCCTCTGCGATGATCCCCGTCGAGGTCGACGCCGACGAACTGCCACCCGGCCCCCTCGAGTCCGTTTCCGGACTCGTCTCTCACCCCGAAACTAATCGCTCGAGTCGGGAGTATCTCGCCACCTACGTCAACGGTCGCGCCGTCACCGCCGACGCGATTCGCGAGGGGATCATGGGTGCCTACGGAACCCAACTCGGCGGCGACCGGTATCCGTTCGTCACGCTCTTTCTCGAGGTGCCCGGCGACGCCGTCGACATCAACGTCCACCCGCGCAAACGGGAGGTTCGCTTCGACGATGACGACGCCGTCCGCCGGCAGGTCGACGCCGCCGTCGAATCGGCGCTGCTCGAGCACGGCCTCCTTCGATCGCGCGCCCCTCGTGGTCGGTCGGCTCCCGGCGAGGCGCGACTCGAGCCCGGAACGGCTCGAGGCGGCGACAGGGCATCGAGCGACGAGCCCCCACAAGAGCCGCTCTCGAGTGCGGACGACACGACCGGTGACGACCTCCCGGAGCCGACGGCTGACACTGCTTCGGCTGGCGACGCCTCAAGTGAGAGTGAGACTCCGACGGGTTCCGATTCGGGCGGTACGGAGACGGGTGGGACGACAGCATCGCCAGACGCGAGCGAGTCGACAGCAGCGACATCATCCTCGAGTCGCTCTTCCCACGGCGACGAGTCGACGTCCAGACCGCCCGACAGCCAGTCGACGATCGATACCGGTCGTGACCGACCGACGGCGTCCGCCGCCTCGATACGCGAGTCGAGCACCCGCGATCGCGACGCGGCTCGCTCGAGCGACGAGCGCACCTCGTCAGAAAGCGACTCGAGCGGCGTTCGCCCGGGTCGCAAGTTCGACGCTGCAACCGAACAGCGGACGCTCACGGGCGAGGCCGCGACCGGCGACGAGACCGCGTTCGACTCGTTGCCGTCGTTGCGCGTGTTGGGCCAGTACGACGACACCTACCTCGTCTGCGAGACGGCCGACGGCCTCGTGTTGATCGACCAGCATGCCGCCGACGAGCGGGTCAACTACGAGCGGCTGCAGCAGGCCTTCGCCGACGACCCCGCCGCACAGGCGCTGGCCTCGCCGGTCGAACTCGAGTTGACCGCTGTCGAGGCCGAAGCGTTCGAGAGCTACCGAGAGGCCCTCTCCCGGCTCGGATTCTACGCCGACCGGATCGACGACCGAACGGTCGCCGTGACGACGGTACCCGCGGTGCTCGAGGAGACTATCGAACCCGAACGCCTGCGGGACGTCCTCTCGTCGTTCGTCGAGGGCGACCGGGAGTCGGGTGCCGAGACGGTCGACGCGCTGGCCGACGACTTTCTCGGCGATCTGGCCTGTTACCCGTCGATCACCGGGAACACGTCGCTGACGGAGGGATCGGTGGTCGACCTCCTCGAGGCGTTAGACGACTGTGCGAACCCCTATGCTTGCCCGCACGGCCGCCCGGTGCTCGTCGAGTTCGACGCGGCGGAGATCGAGGATCGGTTCGAGCGGGACTATCCCGGTCACAGCGGATAA
- a CDS encoding right-handed parallel beta-helix repeat-containing protein translates to MADRTPRLGLGTYERGDEWDHTDTVEAVDEHAIVRGPITERPAEGEYDDELYHATDQGITWRWDAESSDWTYFSGRGSPDQPVPGTSHFEAARFEAAQLVHARTEETPVWNVEAHGIEGDGTTEVGQDVHDLLETVAEAGGGIVYFPPGRYLLERTPLIGDETIVRGAGRATVFEGPRPDGEEGRALLSNRGYDESGYGGASNWAVCDVRIDAPNATGIMPAHAENVRLERIYGDAVYYHHIDVVSCKNVVIDGFWATCGGAGNSDAPVQFDSQQPGTAWNSVWNGKHDTLVAGDDTPSTNCTLKNFEIDPTNDPDYGVHLHRGSNDSITIKDGYISGCQHSAIRVDPDELVDDLTIDGVSCLENARGISIGHLEDGRRALTIDNVTIRTDDSELASGSGLYASGFASAALSNVVVDGAFTNAIIFDDMDDLKLTNVTAKGADHQAFRFRDNVDATLTTARAADCGTAGIYSGPGSSVAYGGVTFDDVGTEVVVDGETRAWTTS, encoded by the coding sequence ATGGCTGATCGAACACCGCGACTCGGGCTCGGCACGTACGAACGGGGCGACGAGTGGGATCACACCGACACGGTCGAGGCGGTGGACGAACACGCGATCGTCCGCGGCCCGATCACCGAGCGACCGGCCGAGGGAGAGTACGACGACGAACTCTACCACGCGACCGATCAGGGGATTACCTGGCGCTGGGACGCCGAGAGCAGCGACTGGACGTACTTCAGCGGCCGCGGTAGCCCCGACCAGCCGGTGCCGGGGACGAGCCACTTCGAGGCGGCACGCTTCGAGGCGGCACAGCTCGTCCACGCGCGGACCGAAGAGACCCCGGTGTGGAACGTCGAGGCCCACGGGATCGAGGGCGACGGCACGACCGAGGTTGGTCAGGACGTACACGACCTCCTCGAGACGGTCGCCGAGGCCGGCGGCGGGATCGTCTACTTCCCGCCCGGGCGCTATCTCTTGGAGCGGACGCCGCTGATCGGAGACGAGACGATCGTGCGTGGTGCGGGTCGGGCGACGGTTTTCGAGGGGCCACGGCCCGACGGAGAGGAGGGACGGGCCCTCCTCTCGAATCGGGGCTACGACGAATCGGGCTACGGTGGCGCGTCGAACTGGGCGGTCTGTGACGTTCGGATCGATGCGCCGAACGCGACGGGTATCATGCCCGCCCACGCGGAAAACGTTCGGCTGGAACGGATCTACGGCGATGCCGTCTACTATCATCACATCGACGTCGTATCGTGCAAGAACGTCGTCATCGACGGCTTCTGGGCGACATGTGGTGGCGCAGGGAACTCGGATGCGCCGGTGCAGTTCGACAGCCAACAGCCGGGAACTGCTTGGAACAGCGTCTGGAACGGTAAACACGATACACTCGTCGCGGGCGACGACACGCCGAGCACGAACTGCACGCTGAAGAATTTCGAGATCGATCCGACGAACGACCCCGATTACGGCGTCCACCTCCATCGCGGAAGCAACGACTCGATCACGATCAAAGACGGCTACATCTCCGGCTGTCAGCACTCGGCGATCAGGGTCGACCCCGACGAACTGGTCGACGATTTGACCATCGATGGCGTCTCGTGTCTCGAGAACGCGCGAGGAATCTCGATCGGCCACCTCGAGGACGGCCGGCGGGCGTTGACCATCGACAACGTCACGATCCGGACCGACGACAGCGAGCTGGCGTCCGGATCGGGACTGTACGCGTCCGGTTTCGCCAGCGCCGCGCTCTCGAACGTCGTCGTCGACGGTGCGTTCACGAACGCGATCATCTTCGACGATATGGACGACCTCAAACTGACCAACGTCACGGCGAAAGGCGCGGACCATCAAGCGTTCCGATTCAGAGACAACGTCGATGCGACGCTCACGACCGCCCGGGCGGCGGACTGTGGCACTGCGGGCATCTACTCGGGACCCGGAAGCAGCGTCGCCTACGGCGGCGTCACCTTCGACGACGTCGGGACGGAGGTCGTCGTCGACGGCGAGACTCGAGCGTGGACCACGTCGTAA
- a CDS encoding dihydrodipicolinate synthase family protein, which translates to MELHHALSGITCPVVTPFDDAGEIDDDAFVATLEHLLEHGIDGVFPCGTTGEFASLTREERRHVHELAVEHAGGEVPVLAGAAATSVAEAVAYTEDAADAGADAAVVTPPYFHTANDPAGNRQFLEQVADQSPLPVLLYNIPVCTGGRIEPETLTAVATHDDIIGLKDSSGDLEYFLSVLRQTPEEFLMLQGYDALLVPALRMGADGGLNALSNVVPEAYAELYDTFDAERGEELQDAIAPLFDACASYGFAPATKTALEYRGLLPTDSVRPPLVSVPADERAAIGSAVDDLLLPAN; encoded by the coding sequence ATGGAACTCCACCACGCACTCTCTGGCATCACCTGTCCGGTCGTCACGCCGTTCGACGACGCGGGCGAGATCGACGACGACGCGTTCGTCGCCACCCTCGAACACCTTCTCGAGCACGGGATCGACGGCGTCTTTCCCTGTGGCACGACTGGTGAGTTCGCCAGTCTCACACGCGAGGAACGACGGCACGTCCACGAACTCGCGGTCGAACACGCCGGCGGCGAGGTGCCAGTGCTCGCCGGCGCGGCCGCGACGAGCGTCGCCGAGGCAGTCGCGTACACCGAGGACGCAGCCGACGCCGGTGCCGACGCCGCGGTCGTCACGCCGCCGTACTTCCATACGGCGAACGATCCCGCCGGTAATCGGCAATTCCTCGAGCAGGTTGCTGACCAATCTCCGCTCCCCGTGTTGCTCTACAACATCCCGGTCTGTACGGGCGGGCGCATAGAACCGGAGACGCTCACGGCCGTCGCCACCCACGACGACATCATCGGGCTGAAAGATTCGAGCGGCGACCTCGAGTACTTCCTCTCCGTCCTCCGGCAGACGCCCGAGGAGTTCCTCATGCTGCAGGGGTACGACGCGCTGCTCGTCCCTGCACTCCGAATGGGTGCCGACGGCGGGCTGAACGCGTTGTCGAACGTCGTCCCCGAGGCGTACGCCGAACTGTACGACACGTTCGACGCCGAGCGCGGCGAGGAGTTACAAGACGCCATCGCTCCGTTGTTCGACGCCTGTGCCAGCTACGGCTTCGCGCCGGCGACGAAAACTGCACTCGAGTACCGCGGCCTACTCCCGACCGATTCCGTTCGACCGCCGCTCGTCTCCGTGCCCGCGGACGAGCGGGCGGCGATCGGCAGCGCCGTCGACGACCTGCTTCTGCCAGCAAACTAA
- a CDS encoding SDR family NAD(P)-dependent oxidoreductase translates to MHESDYGVAEKTAIVTGASQGIGRAIAETLAASGANVAICSRSMDRIGPVAEGINDDEDTGEALAVECNVREREQVQQLIDETVETFGDIDILVTNAGGEFVAPFEDISANGWETILDLNLTSTVHCAQLAGEVMREGDGGVIITLSSVNGQHAAPGESHYGAAKAAIIRLTETLAVEWADDGVRINCVAPGLIQTPGVAETLGIDSESMPPREKTDRRIGHPEEIADVVQFLSSPAASFMTGETVTVKGVPRAGNSMSQGLGLE, encoded by the coding sequence ATGCACGAATCAGACTACGGCGTGGCGGAGAAGACGGCCATCGTCACCGGCGCAAGTCAGGGAATCGGTCGGGCGATCGCAGAAACACTCGCGGCGAGCGGCGCGAACGTGGCGATCTGCTCGCGATCGATGGATCGTATCGGCCCGGTGGCTGAGGGGATCAACGACGATGAGGACACGGGCGAGGCACTCGCCGTCGAATGTAACGTTCGCGAGCGAGAGCAGGTCCAGCAGTTGATCGACGAGACCGTCGAGACGTTCGGCGACATCGACATCCTCGTCACCAACGCCGGCGGCGAGTTCGTTGCCCCCTTTGAGGACATCTCGGCGAACGGCTGGGAGACGATTCTCGACCTCAACCTCACGAGCACCGTTCACTGCGCCCAGCTCGCCGGCGAGGTTATGCGCGAGGGCGACGGCGGCGTCATCATCACGCTCTCGAGTGTGAACGGCCAGCACGCAGCCCCCGGCGAGAGCCACTACGGCGCTGCGAAGGCGGCGATCATCCGCCTGACCGAGACGTTGGCCGTCGAGTGGGCCGACGACGGCGTCCGCATCAACTGCGTCGCGCCCGGCCTGATCCAGACCCCTGGCGTCGCCGAGACGCTCGGTATCGACAGCGAGTCTATGCCCCCACGTGAGAAGACTGACCGCCGGATCGGCCATCCCGAGGAGATCGCCGACGTCGTCCAGTTCCTCTCGAGTCCCGCCGCCTCCTTCATGACTGGCGAGACGGTGACGGTCAAAGGCGTCCCGCGGGCCGGGAACTCGATGTCGCAGGGACTAGGCCTCGAGTAA
- a CDS encoding SOUL family heme-binding protein → MRTRVTAIVSVLVGLLAAWIGWGLYVIRTTDRVPFETLERDGAFEQRRYPATMLIETTAPDRRTAFRRLFQYISGENEAGDAVSMTAPVTTSAESVPPETPVQTNGEDGTSIPMTAPVRTDRTTDVVSMAFYLPPEYTLESAPVPTDPAVRLVTEPSRTVAVWRFSWYATDRRVERARQSLRDRLEERGLEARDELTVLQYNDPWTPPFLRRNEVAVTVDY, encoded by the coding sequence ATGCGAACTCGAGTCACAGCAATCGTCTCGGTGCTCGTTGGTCTCCTCGCTGCCTGGATTGGCTGGGGTCTCTACGTGATCAGGACGACCGACCGGGTGCCGTTCGAGACGCTCGAGCGCGACGGTGCGTTCGAACAGCGACGCTACCCGGCGACGATGCTGATCGAGACGACGGCTCCGGATCGGCGCACCGCGTTTAGACGGCTTTTTCAATATATTTCGGGCGAGAACGAGGCTGGCGATGCAGTCTCGATGACCGCGCCAGTCACGACGAGCGCCGAGTCGGTCCCACCGGAAACACCGGTCCAAACGAACGGCGAGGACGGGACATCGATTCCGATGACAGCGCCGGTTCGGACGGATCGAACGACCGACGTCGTGTCGATGGCGTTCTATCTGCCACCGGAGTATACACTCGAGAGCGCGCCGGTGCCGACCGATCCGGCAGTTCGCCTCGTTACCGAACCGTCTCGGACGGTCGCCGTCTGGCGCTTCTCCTGGTACGCGACGGATCGGCGCGTCGAACGCGCACGTCAGTCGCTTCGCGATCGACTCGAGGAGCGCGGCCTCGAGGCGCGTGACGAACTGACGGTGTTGCAGTACAACGACCCCTGGACGCCGCCGTTTCTGCGCCGCAACGAGGTCGCTGTGACGGTCGACTACTGA